The following coding sequences lie in one Methanohalophilus levihalophilus genomic window:
- a CDS encoding DUF3795 domain-containing protein, producing MKLSLIAPCGMDCGICYAHLREKNSCPGCRLFNADEPISIASCKIRNCELVKAGKVKYCFECSNYPCKRLKALDKRYRTKYNMSEIENLEFIKENGIRKFVRNEKARWTCPECGGTICVHKGSCSSCGKKK from the coding sequence ATGAAATTATCCCTGATTGCGCCCTGTGGCATGGATTGCGGTATTTGTTATGCTCATTTGAGAGAGAAGAACAGTTGTCCTGGATGCAGGCTTTTTAATGCAGATGAGCCAATCAGCATTGCCAGTTGCAAGATCAGGAACTGCGAATTGGTTAAGGCAGGCAAAGTGAAATACTGCTTCGAGTGCAGCAATTACCCCTGCAAAAGACTGAAAGCTCTGGATAAGAGGTATCGAACCAAGTACAATATGAGCGAGATAGAGAATCTTGAATTCATTAAGGAAAATGGAATCAGGAAGTTTGTGCGGAACGAAAAAGCAAGATGGACCTGTCCCGAATGTGGCGGTACCATTTGTGTGCATAAGGGAAGCTGTTCCAGTTGTGGAAAAAAGAAATAA
- a CDS encoding pantoate kinase produces the protein MKSKVTTATAFAPGHITGFFVIHEDDNPCLKGTIGCGLVLDKGLTSTVTSLPEAEDSEVFLNGSLVNAPVTSHLVKSLIDAPVRVSSNSEIPIGSGFGASAAGALSTGYGLNELFSLGLSQNDIVEKVHVAEVLEGGGLGDVEAQAYGGAVIRKAPGPLTTTGKLDRIPCSSFEVHYVVLGNISTKAVLSNPATVKCINKAGNKAMKKLMDYPDIERFMEASYDFSLEIDLLSTKAKDAIEAVQSVGGLASQAMLGDSVFAISDEHCRDAVLDSLSEFGAVSSSKVSGTH, from the coding sequence ATGAAATCCAAAGTTACTACTGCAACAGCTTTTGCGCCGGGGCACATAACCGGTTTTTTTGTTATTCATGAAGATGATAATCCATGCTTGAAAGGTACTATTGGGTGCGGTCTTGTGCTGGATAAAGGCCTGACATCCACTGTGACTTCATTGCCGGAAGCAGAAGACTCAGAAGTTTTTCTGAATGGCTCGTTAGTGAATGCTCCGGTAACTTCGCATCTCGTGAAATCTCTTATTGATGCTCCTGTCAGGGTTTCGTCGAATTCGGAAATCCCGATTGGTAGCGGATTTGGTGCATCAGCTGCCGGTGCATTAAGCACTGGATATGGCCTAAATGAACTTTTTTCACTGGGTCTTTCCCAGAATGACATTGTGGAGAAAGTACATGTTGCTGAAGTCCTTGAAGGCGGAGGGCTGGGGGATGTGGAAGCTCAGGCTTATGGTGGTGCAGTGATACGAAAGGCACCCGGACCCCTTACAACAACCGGGAAACTTGACCGAATTCCATGCTCTTCTTTTGAAGTTCATTATGTTGTCCTCGGAAATATTTCCACAAAGGCAGTTCTCAGCAATCCTGCAACTGTGAAGTGCATTAACAAGGCTGGAAATAAAGCCATGAAAAAACTGATGGACTATCCTGATATCGAGAGATTCATGGAAGCTTCGTATGATTTTTCTTTAGAAATAGACCTTTTAAGCACCAAAGCCAAAGACGCGATTGAAGCAGTTCAATCTGTTGGTGGACTGGCATCTCAGGCAATGCTTGGAGACTCTGTTTTCGCAATTTCCGATGAGCATTGCAGAGATGCAGTTCTTGATTCTCTTTCCGAATTTGGTGCTGTATCCAGTAGCAAAGTTTCCGGAACTCATTGA
- a CDS encoding XTP/dITP diphosphatase codes for MRKIVFVTGNAGKFREVKAMLEERGIEAIQNKDGYPELQEDDLEPIAAYGAKLVAEKLKMPVMVDDSGIFITVLNGFPGPYSAFVENNLGNPRVLKLMEDETDRRAQFKSVIGYCEPGKEPVTFTGVVEGEIAYEERGTGGFGYDPIFEYEGQTFGEIGDEEKNKISHRRRALDKFLEWLD; via the coding sequence ATGCGTAAAATAGTATTTGTAACCGGAAATGCAGGCAAATTCAGGGAAGTAAAAGCTATGCTTGAAGAGCGTGGAATTGAAGCAATCCAGAACAAAGACGGATATCCCGAGTTGCAGGAAGATGATCTGGAACCAATTGCAGCATATGGGGCGAAATTGGTTGCGGAAAAACTCAAAATGCCAGTAATGGTTGACGATTCCGGTATTTTCATTACTGTTTTGAATGGATTTCCCGGTCCTTATTCTGCTTTTGTTGAAAACAATCTTGGGAATCCACGCGTCCTCAAACTAATGGAAGATGAAACCGATAGAAGGGCTCAGTTTAAGTCAGTAATTGGGTACTGTGAACCAGGGAAAGAGCCGGTTACCTTTACAGGGGTAGTTGAAGGGGAAATTGCCTATGAAGAAAGAGGCACGGGCGGATTCGGATATGATCCGATATTTGAGTATGAAGGACAGACTTTCGGTGAAATTGGAGATGAAGAGAAAAACAAGATCTCCCACAGGCGCCGTGCTCTGGATAAGTTCCTCGAATGGCTTGACTGA
- a CDS encoding 4-phosphopantoate--beta-alanine ligase translates to MTEIPENHPRYFSLLTRERIVEGVNLGITSMQGLIAQGRGECFDYLLGEKTNAFAEKSETVAAAMLILAEKPIISVNGNTAALIPEQMIRLSGIVGAPLEVNLFHRTDERINRIINHLKDNGATEVLGEKGDEKLPLSHGRGTVDSDGIFSADVVVVPLEDGDRCETLVNMGKKVITIDLNPLSRTSRTATVSIVDNVVRALDGIANAALEMQDWDREQLEKLVESYDNKATLKKSLAAINENLRHMADEVL, encoded by the coding sequence TTGACAGAAATCCCGGAAAACCATCCCCGCTACTTTTCCCTCTTGACAAGAGAGCGTATAGTTGAGGGCGTGAATCTTGGAATTACCAGCATGCAGGGACTTATAGCCCAGGGAAGGGGGGAGTGCTTTGATTATCTTCTCGGGGAAAAAACCAATGCCTTTGCAGAAAAATCAGAGACGGTAGCTGCTGCAATGCTGATTCTGGCAGAAAAACCGATTATTTCAGTAAACGGAAATACGGCAGCCCTGATTCCGGAACAGATGATACGCCTTTCCGGAATTGTCGGTGCACCCCTTGAAGTAAACCTTTTCCACAGAACAGATGAAAGGATAAACCGGATTATCAACCACCTGAAAGACAATGGAGCTACCGAGGTTCTTGGAGAAAAAGGGGATGAGAAGTTGCCTCTTTCTCATGGCCGTGGAACCGTTGACAGTGATGGTATTTTCAGTGCGGATGTTGTGGTTGTTCCGCTTGAGGATGGGGACAGGTGTGAAACCCTTGTGAATATGGGCAAGAAAGTGATAACCATCGATCTGAATCCGTTGTCCCGCACTTCCCGTACAGCGACTGTTAGTATTGTGGATAACGTTGTCCGGGCACTTGATGGGATTGCGAATGCTGCACTTGAAATGCAGGATTGGGATCGGGAGCAACTGGAAAAGCTGGTTGAATCCTATGACAACAAGGCAACTCTTAAGAAATCACTGGCTGCAATAAACGAAAATCTCCGGCATATGGCGGATGAGGTGCTTTAA
- a CDS encoding Kae1-associated kinase Bud32, producing the protein MSESILLPKGAEAVVRIQDGRVIKQRIPKRYRVEMLDEKIRKERTRAEARLISEARRSGVPTPILYDVYGFTIEMEYIEGQPIKEVMSPEMCEKIGEVIGLLHGGNIIHGDLTTSNMIWNGERIYLIDFGLSFVSSNIEDKGVDVHVLFQTLESSHKDHEVLIEAFRKGYRKQLESADEILTRVTEIEKRGRYA; encoded by the coding sequence TTGAGTGAGAGCATTTTACTACCTAAGGGAGCGGAAGCCGTAGTGCGGATTCAGGATGGTCGTGTAATCAAGCAGAGAATTCCAAAACGTTATCGTGTGGAAATGCTCGATGAGAAAATTCGAAAGGAACGTACACGTGCGGAAGCCAGACTGATTTCCGAAGCCCGGAGATCAGGAGTTCCAACTCCCATTCTCTATGATGTTTACGGTTTTACCATTGAAATGGAATACATTGAGGGTCAGCCCATAAAGGAAGTGATGTCACCGGAAATGTGTGAAAAGATCGGTGAGGTTATTGGACTACTCCACGGCGGTAACATTATCCACGGTGATCTTACGACTTCAAACATGATCTGGAACGGTGAGCGCATTTACCTGATAGATTTCGGTCTTTCTTTTGTGAGTAGTAACATTGAGGATAAAGGTGTGGATGTTCATGTTCTTTTCCAGACCCTTGAAAGTTCACACAAAGATCATGAAGTGCTAATTGAGGCATTTCGCAAAGGGTATCGAAAGCAACTTGAAAGTGCGGATGAAATCCTGACAAGAGTCACAGAAATTGAAAAGCGGGGTAGATATGCGTAA
- the coaBC gene encoding bifunctional phosphopantothenoylcysteine decarboxylase/phosphopantothenate--cysteine ligase CoaBC translates to MHSTHWIKGNNGKSLSGKTIVIGVTGSIAAVRIVELARELIRNGADVYAVMSEAATRILHPDALHYATGNPVVTDITGRVEHVSFCGLEGNADLLLIAPATANTIGKIAYGIDDTPVTTFATTAIGSNRPVLVVPAMHQSMYDHPAVTDNLDKLKKYNIGIVGPLIEEGVAKIASNDDIVLAVERTLGGDTLKGKRVLITSGATAETIDPIRILTNRASGKTGMELAREAYRKGADVTIVHRGFLGAEGINEVYVESVAEMLDACMDELRKGYDVFISAAAISDYTLESPSSSKIKSGDELNLKLRSTSKILAAVKSEYPDMLAVGFKAETGVTSEELIAIASFMLESYGLDLVVANDVAEKGMGTDDNSIFLVESNSTSCYSGSKRELATTIIGKIADLIK, encoded by the coding sequence ATGCATTCTACTCACTGGATTAAAGGAAACAATGGAAAGAGCCTTTCCGGGAAAACAATTGTAATCGGAGTTACCGGAAGCATTGCAGCAGTTCGTATTGTGGAGCTTGCCCGGGAGTTGATTCGCAACGGTGCAGATGTTTATGCTGTGATGAGTGAGGCTGCAACCCGGATACTTCATCCCGATGCTCTTCACTATGCAACAGGTAATCCCGTAGTCACGGATATTACCGGTAGAGTTGAACACGTCAGTTTTTGCGGACTTGAGGGCAACGCCGATCTTCTGCTTATTGCACCTGCGACAGCCAATACTATCGGCAAGATTGCATACGGAATTGATGACACTCCTGTAACCACTTTTGCGACTACTGCAATCGGAAGTAACAGACCTGTGCTAGTAGTTCCTGCAATGCACCAGTCAATGTATGATCATCCGGCAGTTACTGATAATCTTGATAAGCTGAAAAAGTACAACATCGGCATTGTAGGCCCTCTCATCGAAGAAGGAGTTGCCAAAATTGCTTCAAACGATGACATTGTGCTGGCAGTTGAGCGGACTCTTGGAGGAGATACCCTCAAAGGCAAGCGTGTTCTGATCACGTCGGGTGCGACTGCCGAAACCATAGATCCAATTCGTATTCTTACCAATCGTGCATCCGGGAAAACAGGAATGGAACTTGCAAGAGAAGCGTATCGCAAGGGTGCTGATGTAACTATTGTACACCGGGGTTTTCTGGGCGCTGAAGGTATTAATGAGGTTTATGTGGAAAGTGTAGCTGAAATGCTGGATGCCTGTATGGATGAACTCCGGAAAGGGTATGATGTATTCATAAGTGCCGCTGCAATTTCCGACTATACACTTGAAAGTCCTTCAAGTTCCAAGATCAAATCAGGTGATGAATTAAACCTGAAACTGCGTTCCACATCAAAAATATTGGCTGCAGTGAAATCCGAGTATCCTGATATGCTGGCTGTAGGGTTTAAGGCCGAAACAGGTGTAACTTCTGAGGAATTGATAGCCATTGCATCATTTATGCTGGAGAGCTATGGACTCGATCTTGTTGTTGCAAACGATGTAGCGGAAAAGGGAATGGGTACGGATGACAATTCCATTTTCCTTGTTGAATCCAATTCTACTTCGTGCTACAGCGGTTCTAAGCGTGAACTTGCAACTACAATAATCGGGAAAATCGCTGATTTGATAAAATAA
- a CDS encoding prohibitin family protein produces MVIDDEIDMDSINLGDDRPKFDMSEIKLKGIPPVAGQIFRILAIVFAALIVVSVLFGSIFVSIGAGEVGVKFSQFGGVQEDELGEGLHIVPPWVTVTKYSVRSEVYTMSARTTEGEIVGDDQITALTSEGLTLGMDITVRYRLMADEASSIHQRLGTNYAEKIIRPTIKSEIRGVVSSRTALEVYGEQREMVATQMRDSMEAALKEDGIIIEEVLLRNVKLPERVAEAIEQKLQADQDAQRMVFVKQKEQLEAERKIIEANGVANSTIIRATGEAEALRILNQELSKNPDLISYKYVQMLEGKEIQTMIVPTDQGLILDTSK; encoded by the coding sequence ATGGTAATTGATGATGAAATCGATATGGATTCAATCAATCTGGGTGATGATCGCCCGAAATTTGATATGTCTGAGATAAAGCTGAAAGGGATTCCGCCTGTGGCAGGGCAAATTTTCCGCATTCTTGCAATAGTATTTGCAGCTTTGATTGTGGTTTCAGTATTATTTGGCTCAATATTTGTATCAATAGGGGCTGGAGAAGTCGGTGTCAAATTCAGCCAGTTTGGTGGTGTGCAGGAAGACGAACTTGGTGAAGGATTGCATATTGTGCCTCCCTGGGTGACCGTAACCAAGTATTCTGTCCGAAGTGAAGTTTATACAATGAGTGCCCGGACAACTGAGGGAGAGATTGTGGGTGATGATCAGATTACCGCTCTTACAAGTGAAGGTTTGACTCTTGGTATGGATATCACTGTAAGATACAGGCTTATGGCAGACGAGGCCAGTTCTATACACCAGCGGTTGGGTACAAACTATGCGGAAAAAATCATAAGGCCGACAATAAAGTCCGAAATCCGTGGAGTTGTTTCCAGCAGGACTGCTCTGGAAGTTTATGGGGAGCAGCGTGAAATGGTTGCGACACAGATGAGGGATAGCATGGAGGCTGCCCTTAAGGAAGACGGCATAATTATAGAAGAGGTTCTTCTAAGAAATGTCAAGTTGCCTGAGAGGGTGGCGGAGGCCATCGAGCAGAAACTTCAGGCAGACCAGGATGCCCAGAGAATGGTTTTCGTGAAGCAGAAAGAACAGCTTGAAGCCGAGAGGAAAATAATCGAAGCAAATGGTGTTGCAAATTCAACTATCATCCGTGCAACAGGTGAAGCTGAGGCTTTGAGGATACTTAATCAGGAACTCTCCAAGAATCCGGATCTGATAAGTTACAAGTACGTCCAGATGCTTGAAGGAAAAGAAATCCAGACTATGATTGTCCCGACAGATCAGGGTCTGATACTTGATACTTCCAAATGA
- a CDS encoding Vms1/Ankzf1 family peptidyl-tRNA hydrolase, which produces MVQKNFMSQVGGMIDRYSGKDELNQEIETLQSRVLEMEIDLRRLEKCERKLKVAVSDRQVAEEKLKAARKKIETFEHEFEKHQESEDESIPMARTETVSSNRMRDIFGELATLKGEKEQFITLLVPPEMDLKSFSQYRDIELLIDPETLNTISKTKTETGLVLFYDRPGIIREIFLPPVPVKAPEFAIADQFDTEKAVFDKENLRMLILAAHAGESLLLLASEDEEEESRLIRSSVKAKHGKGGFSQRRFERLRDEDIVHHAEKVRQSLIEILGQAENPDYMILCGDLLLAEEIVKGIDLPVIPISRKIDAKIDPKDSGKLIKELLAYRRYRL; this is translated from the coding sequence GTGGTACAAAAGAATTTCATGAGCCAGGTTGGCGGAATGATTGACCGTTACTCCGGAAAAGATGAGCTTAATCAGGAAATCGAGACTCTGCAATCAAGAGTTCTGGAAATGGAAATCGATCTCCGCCGTCTTGAAAAATGTGAGCGCAAACTCAAAGTCGCTGTCAGTGACCGACAGGTTGCAGAAGAAAAACTAAAAGCTGCCCGGAAGAAAATTGAGACCTTTGAGCACGAATTTGAAAAGCATCAGGAATCAGAGGATGAAAGTATTCCCATGGCCCGCACGGAAACTGTAAGTTCCAATCGGATGCGGGATATTTTCGGGGAACTGGCTACTCTCAAAGGAGAGAAAGAACAGTTTATCACGTTACTTGTTCCTCCGGAAATGGACCTGAAATCCTTTTCGCAATACAGGGATATTGAATTGCTCATTGATCCTGAGACTCTCAACACAATTTCAAAGACTAAAACTGAAACCGGATTGGTTCTGTTCTATGATCGTCCCGGAATTATCAGGGAGATATTCCTGCCACCTGTCCCTGTTAAGGCACCTGAATTTGCTATCGCGGATCAGTTTGACACTGAAAAAGCGGTATTTGATAAAGAAAACTTACGAATGCTCATACTTGCAGCACATGCGGGCGAAAGTTTACTCCTGCTGGCATCAGAAGATGAAGAAGAGGAAAGCCGGCTCATCAGGAGCAGCGTGAAAGCCAAGCACGGCAAGGGTGGCTTCAGCCAGAGACGTTTTGAAAGACTCAGGGATGAAGACATTGTGCATCATGCTGAAAAGGTGAGACAATCCCTGATTGAAATTCTGGGACAGGCAGAAAATCCTGATTACATGATTCTTTGCGGTGACCTGCTTCTGGCCGAAGAAATCGTTAAAGGAATCGATTTACCGGTAATCCCGATTTCCAGAAAAATCGATGCGAAAATTGATCCAAAGGATTCCGGTAAACTCATCAAGGAGCTTCTTGCCTATCGCAGGTACAGGTTGTGA
- a CDS encoding histidinol phosphate phosphatase domain-containing protein codes for MIDLHTHTIFSDGELIPSELIRRAIVQGYEAIGLTDHVDYTNVEHVLKSVQKAKYIEKSYDIKVLPGVEITHVPPEEIAPLAKMAKELGAEIVVVHGESPVEPVAPGTNAAATKCPDVDILAHPGFITEEEARDAVKNNVFLEITARSGHNRTNGHVARIGKLVGATMVVDTDAHSPYDLITDEIALKVVMGAGLEEKEARQVLENSRKLIK; via the coding sequence ATGATAGATCTTCACACACATACAATTTTCAGTGACGGAGAACTTATTCCCAGCGAACTCATTCGCAGGGCTATTGTGCAAGGCTACGAAGCAATCGGCCTTACTGACCATGTGGACTATACCAACGTTGAGCATGTACTGAAAAGTGTGCAGAAAGCGAAATACATTGAAAAATCCTATGATATAAAGGTTCTTCCGGGAGTCGAAATTACTCATGTGCCTCCTGAGGAAATAGCACCTCTTGCTAAAATGGCAAAGGAGCTTGGTGCTGAGATTGTTGTGGTACATGGAGAAAGTCCAGTTGAACCTGTAGCTCCGGGAACAAACGCTGCTGCCACAAAATGTCCCGATGTGGACATTCTGGCACACCCCGGTTTCATAACCGAGGAAGAAGCCAGAGATGCAGTGAAAAATAATGTTTTCCTGGAAATAACAGCCCGTAGCGGCCACAATCGTACCAACGGCCACGTTGCAAGAATCGGGAAACTTGTTGGCGCAACCATGGTAGTTGATACTGATGCTCACAGTCCATACGATCTTATAACTGATGAAATTGCTTTGAAGGTCGTAATGGGAGCGGGACTGGAAGAAAAAGAAGCACGTCAAGTGCTTGAAAATTCCAGAAAATTAATCAAATAA
- a CDS encoding 23S rRNA (uridine(2552)-2'-O)-methyltransferase, translated as MARDRRDHYYWKAKDEGYRSRAAFKLLQINEKFHVINEKSNVVDLGAAPGGWLEVVRDLTNKTVVGVDLRPIKPINGVTTIKGDITADTTIAKIVEVVGENGVDTVICDAAPNLSGNWSLDHARSIDLATSALECAKKILKPNGHFVVKVFHGDMFKDYLEEVKQNFSYVRSYSPKASRSESAEMYVIGKKYLTAPLRKGDEFDVEIKKLGSSGDGAVLVDTFVVFVKNVELGDKVRIKIKDVKPNFAFADVIEELDELPEEK; from the coding sequence ATGGCAAGGGACAGAAGGGATCATTATTACTGGAAAGCCAAGGATGAAGGCTACAGATCCAGAGCAGCATTCAAGCTGCTTCAGATTAACGAAAAATTCCATGTTATTAATGAAAAAAGCAATGTGGTAGATCTGGGAGCAGCCCCGGGCGGATGGCTTGAGGTCGTAAGGGATCTTACCAACAAGACTGTTGTAGGTGTTGACCTTCGTCCAATTAAGCCCATCAATGGTGTCACAACCATTAAAGGCGATATTACAGCTGATACCACAATTGCAAAAATTGTAGAGGTAGTTGGCGAAAATGGCGTTGATACTGTAATATGTGATGCAGCTCCAAACCTCTCAGGAAACTGGAGCCTTGATCATGCAAGATCCATTGATCTCGCTACTTCCGCCTTGGAATGTGCTAAAAAAATACTCAAACCAAACGGACATTTTGTTGTCAAGGTATTCCATGGGGATATGTTCAAGGATTACCTTGAAGAGGTTAAACAAAATTTCAGCTATGTAAGATCATATTCACCAAAAGCATCACGTTCCGAGAGTGCGGAAATGTATGTAATTGGAAAGAAATACCTCACTGCCCCACTTCGCAAAGGTGACGAGTTTGATGTTGAAATTAAGAAACTCGGATCCAGTGGAGATGGTGCGGTTCTGGTGGATACTTTTGTTGTTTTTGTCAAAAACGTGGAACTGGGGGATAAAGTCCGCATCAAAATAAAGGATGTCAAACCCAACTTCGCTTTTGCAGATGTCATTGAAGAGCTCGATGAACTGCCGGAAGAAAAATGA
- a CDS encoding spondin domain-containing protein, translating to MKKLNLLLVLAVVTLVVTAFSGCVETEPEVEEPAEPMTVQVTIENVHDAQPISPGLVVVHTTEGILDFEGEMAPEALEPLAEYGSNTQLAEYLEGMDGVEEVVTFDAPILPGEFTTVEIAPGEESLVSVIGMAVGTNDGYALVDSVAASGMHNAVIYDAGTEENEGLMCGFDCGQPDPARGEENIENGNPTEEVVAVHPDLMDDLMHVTFE from the coding sequence ATGAAAAAATTAAACCTACTATTAGTTTTAGCAGTGGTAACACTGGTGGTAACCGCCTTTTCCGGATGCGTTGAAACCGAACCGGAAGTTGAAGAGCCAGCAGAACCTATGACAGTTCAGGTTACAATTGAGAATGTGCACGATGCACAACCAATCTCACCAGGACTTGTTGTGGTCCACACTACTGAAGGAATCCTCGACTTCGAAGGAGAAATGGCACCAGAAGCCCTTGAGCCTCTGGCAGAATACGGCAGCAATACCCAACTTGCAGAGTACCTTGAAGGAATGGATGGAGTCGAAGAAGTCGTCACATTTGATGCACCAATCCTTCCGGGAGAATTCACAACTGTCGAAATTGCACCCGGTGAAGAATCACTGGTAAGCGTAATCGGAATGGCAGTGGGAACCAATGACGGATATGCACTGGTTGACAGTGTTGCCGCATCCGGCATGCACAATGCAGTAATCTATGATGCAGGTACCGAAGAAAACGAAGGTCTCATGTGTGGATTCGACTGTGGACAGCCGGACCCTGCAAGAGGCGAAGAAAATATTGAAAATGGAAATCCAACAGAGGAAGTAGTTGCAGTTCATCCCGACTTGATGGATGATTTGATGCACGTTACTTTTGAGTGA
- a CDS encoding DUF7109 family protein, translated as MISEEEIVGILDALGAVTFEEIKEIVHEIEFLNEDEKTIEEELEKLCNKAKSKHWIEVVSYEEIEDMSPEAMENPEEEFFISGPDAFPEYPKKLSEALDILKLHKRELDREKLIHRFARRLKMQITRLSNKIKESPADGETLEKLDRQYSDLLNLYYDYDSWIPEAFAELEEDVLKLGSKLESLKNA; from the coding sequence ATGATCAGTGAAGAGGAAATCGTTGGCATTTTAGATGCTCTTGGAGCTGTAACCTTTGAGGAAATTAAAGAGATTGTCCACGAAATAGAGTTCCTGAACGAAGACGAAAAAACAATTGAAGAAGAACTTGAAAAGCTCTGCAATAAAGCAAAATCCAAACACTGGATTGAAGTGGTGAGCTACGAGGAAATTGAAGACATGTCTCCAGAAGCAATGGAAAATCCTGAGGAGGAGTTTTTCATATCGGGACCTGATGCTTTCCCGGAGTATCCAAAAAAGCTCAGTGAAGCACTGGACATCCTGAAGCTCCACAAGAGGGAACTTGATCGGGAAAAGCTTATTCACAGATTTGCACGACGCCTGAAAATGCAAATTACCCGGCTTTCAAACAAAATAAAAGAATCTCCTGCTGATGGAGAGACTCTGGAGAAGCTGGACAGGCAGTACAGCGATTTACTAAATCTCTATTATGATTACGATTCCTGGATACCGGAAGCTTTTGCAGAACTTGAGGAAGATGTGCTTAAATTGGGTTCGAAGCTGGAAAGCCTTAAAAATGCATAA
- a CDS encoding bifunctional N(6)-L-threonylcarbamoyladenine synthase/serine/threonine protein kinase, whose amino-acid sequence MTFVLGIEGTAWNLSAAVVDENDVIDEVTHTYRPPTGGIHPREAAQHHAQYAGQVIRKLFENIAEKGISSEDLDAIAFSRGPGLGACLRTVGTAARALSLSLDKSLVGVNHCLAHVEVGRWKTPAEDPVVLYVSGGNSQVLSYRNGKYRIFGETLDIGIGNALDKFARNAGLSHPGGPKVEEFATAAASYVPLPYVVKGMDFSFSGLSTAATDALVHSSIEDVCYSFQENAFAMLVEVTERALAHTGKNEVLLGGGVGANSRLREMLNIMCEDRGASFYVPEKRFMGDNGSMIAYLGLLMYKSGTTIEVANSHVDPDFRPDSVEVTWL is encoded by the coding sequence TTGACATTTGTTCTCGGGATTGAAGGAACTGCATGGAACTTAAGTGCTGCAGTTGTTGACGAAAATGACGTTATTGATGAGGTAACTCATACATACAGGCCACCAACAGGTGGTATTCATCCACGGGAAGCTGCTCAACACCATGCACAATATGCGGGGCAGGTGATTCGAAAGCTGTTCGAGAACATTGCCGAAAAAGGTATTTCTTCTGAAGATCTCGATGCGATAGCCTTTTCTCGGGGTCCCGGGCTTGGAGCCTGCCTGAGAACCGTGGGAACCGCTGCAAGAGCGCTGTCGTTATCCCTTGACAAATCTCTTGTTGGTGTTAATCATTGCCTTGCTCATGTGGAAGTGGGAAGATGGAAAACTCCTGCTGAAGATCCGGTTGTTCTGTATGTCAGCGGAGGGAATTCACAGGTTCTGTCATATCGTAACGGCAAGTATCGCATCTTCGGGGAAACACTTGACATTGGAATCGGCAACGCTCTTGACAAATTTGCCCGCAATGCAGGTCTGTCCCATCCTGGAGGTCCGAAGGTTGAAGAATTTGCTACGGCAGCAGCATCTTATGTTCCTCTGCCCTATGTTGTAAAGGGTATGGACTTCTCATTTTCAGGTTTATCAACGGCTGCAACTGATGCACTTGTGCACTCATCAATTGAAGATGTATGCTACTCATTTCAGGAAAACGCATTTGCAATGCTGGTGGAAGTTACAGAACGCGCTCTCGCACACACCGGTAAAAACGAGGTCTTGCTTGGAGGCGGCGTTGGTGCTAACAGCCGTCTGCGGGAGATGTTGAACATCATGTGCGAGGACAGGGGTGCTTCTTTCTATGTTCCGGAAAAACGTTTCATGGGAGACAATGGTTCCATGATTGCATACCTTGGATTACTCATGTATAAATCAGGAACTACAATTGAAGTTGCAAATTCACATGTCGATCCTGATTTCAGGCCGGATTCCGTGGAGGTGACCTGGCTTTGA